The proteins below come from a single Solea solea chromosome 6, fSolSol10.1, whole genome shotgun sequence genomic window:
- the gpx1a gene encoding glutathione peroxidase 1a, with product MTAKVRQFYELTAKLLSGDTFSFGTLKGKVVLIENVASLUGTTTRDYTQMNELHSRYSSQGLVILGVPCNQFGHQENAKNDEILRCLKYVRPGNGFEPKFQLLEKVDVNGADAHPLFVYLREKLPFPSDNTMALMTDPKFIIWSPVCRNDVAWNFEKFLVSPDGEPYKRYSRSFLTMNLEADIKELLKKVK from the exons ATGACTGCGAAAGTGAGACAGTTTTATGAGCTGACAGCCAAGCTGCTGTCTGGAGACACCTTCAGTTTCGGAACACTGAAGGGGAAAGTTGTGCTGATTGAAAATGTGGCGTCTCTCTGAGGAACAACAACCAGGGACTACACTCAGATGAACGAGCTCCACTCTCGTTATTCCTCCCAAGGACTTGTTATTCTGGGTGTTCCCTGCAATCAGTTTGGACATCAG GAGAACGCCAAAAACGATGAAATCCTAAGATGTCTGAAGTATGTCCGTCCAGGGAATGGCTTTGAGCCAAAGTTCCAGCTTCTTGAAAAGGTGGATGTGAACGGAGCCGATGCACACCCCTTGTTTGTCTATCTGAGAGAAAAACTCCCATTTCCCAGTGATAATACCATGGCTCTCATGACCGATCCAAAGTTCATCATTTGGAGTCCAGTGTGCAGGAATGACGTTGCTTGGAACTTCGAGAAGTTCCTGGTCAGCCCTGATGGAGAACCCTACAAGCGCTACAGCAGAAGTTTCCTGACCATGAATCTTGAGGCGGATATTAAAGAGCTACTCAAGAAGGTCAAGTAG
- the brk1 gene encoding probable protein BRICK1: MAGQEDPVQREIHQDWANREYIEVITSSIKKIADFLNSFDMSCRSRLATLNEKLTALERRIEYIEARVTKGETLT, encoded by the exons ATGGCTGGCCAAGAAGATCCTGTGCAGAGAGAGATTCACCAAGACTGGGCGAATCGAGAGTACATAGAAGTAATAACAAGCAGTATTAAAAAAATCGCCGACTTTCTTAATTCATTCG ATATGTCGTGTCGGTCCCGTTTGGCTACTCTAAACGAGAAGCTGACAGCGCTGGAGAGGAGGATTGAGTATATTGAAGCCAGA GTGACAAAAGGGGAGACCTTGACCTAG